The genomic interval ATCACAGGCTTGAAGGCAGGCTACGAGCAAGCCATGAAAACCAACGGCGGCAAATGGCCCAGCACAGAAGAAGTGGCCGATGCCATGCACACCATTGAGTTCAAAGGCTACGGTCGTCCTGTCAAGATGCGTGCGGATGGTCAAGGCTTGGAAGATCAACTGTTGGGCGTGACCAAGAAGACTGCCAAATATCCCTTCCCTGTGATGGATCAGATGATGATCATTCCTGCGGATACTGCAACGACACCTGTGGGTCAGAAGTCACCTGAGTGGGTCAAGACAATCAAGACTGATTTGTTGGACCAAAAACTCAAGACTTACTCGGCGAACTAAGCCAAAGCACGAAAGGTAATTGTTATGAAAATCAGAGCGGCAGTTCTTAACAGCGTGGGTGCGAGTTCTCCTTTTGTGGAGTCAAAGCCTTTGTCCATTGAAGAGTTGGATCTGCGCGATCCAGGTCCAGGCGAAGTGCTGATCAAGCTCAAAGCTGCGGGGCTCTGTCACTCTGATTTGTCTGTGATTACTGGTGTGAGGCCTAGGCCCACGCCCATGGCTTTGGGCCACGAAGCCTCCGGTGAGGTGGTGGGATTGGGTGCGGGCGTTCTCGACTTGAAAGTCGGTGATCTTGTCGCGCTGGTTTTTGTGCCGAGTTGTGGCCACTGCATGATGTGCATGGAAGGCCGTCCTGCTTTGTGTGAGCCTGGTGCCAAAGCCAACACCGAAGGCACGCTGCTCAGTGGCGCGCGTAGGCTGTATGGGTTTGGTGGCAAGCCCATTCATCACCATGTGGGCGTTTCTGCATTTGCTGACCATGCGGTTGTTTCACGCAGATCATGCGTGAAGATTGAAGCCGACATTGATCCGGTCGAGGCTGCATTGTTTGGCTGCGCTGTGTTGACGGGTATGGGCGCTGTGGTGAACACCGCTGGCGTGAAGGCTGGCAACTCGACGGCTGTTGTTGGCTTGGGCGGCGTTGGTTTTTGTGCCGTTTTAGGCGCGTTGGCTTCTGGTGCGCGCCATGTGATTGCGGTGGATCTGCATGAAAGCAAATTGAACCAAGCGCTGAGCCTGGGTGCCACCGCTGCATTCAATGCCAAAGATCCTGATTTGTTGAAAAAAATCCAAGAGCTCACCAAAGGCGGCGTTGATTTCGCCTTTGAGTTTGCAGGCTCTGTGCATGCCATGGAGTCCGCTTACCGGATGACACGACGTGGTGGAACCACTGTCACGGCAAGCCTGCCGCCTCCGGGCGATACCTGGGGTTTGCAACATGTAAACTTGGTCGCAGAAGAGCGAACCGTCAAAGGTAGCTATGTGGGTTCTTGCATCCCCGAGCGAGACATTCCTCGCTATGTAGACCTCTACTTGGCAGGAAAACTTCCCATCGATAAGTTAATGGGTGAGCGACTGACCCTTGAGCAGATCAACTATGGTTTTGATCGATTGAGTACGGGTGAGGCGATGAGAGATTTGATTGTCTTTTGATGCTGCATTGCACTTGATCGTGGGCCTGGCTGGCGTGTCTGTATTGGGTTGAGCCGACGCCTGATACAGGTAGAGAAAAGTCATGCTTCCAGATAATGATTCATTAGCGTTGTTTGTGAAAGCTGCCGAGTGTGGCAGCCTCACCAAAGCAGCCGAGGTCTCGCACATGAGTCTTGGCGCTGCGAGCCGCCGCATCGCGTTGCTTGAGCACAAATTCAAAACCATTCTTTTTGAGCGCACCTCCAAAGGCATTCACCTCACCCCTGCAGGGGCTGCGCTGGTGCACTATGCCAAAGATCTTTTGGTCGACCTCAACAAAATGCAATCGGAAATGAGCGCATTTGAGGCAGGCAACAAAGGCGTGCTGCGCGTTTTGGCTTCGACATCGTCCATGGCGCAATGCTTGCCAGAAGACTTGGCGCTTTTTTCAAAAGCCCACCCTGATTACAAGCTGATTGTTCACGAGGCGTGGAGCAACGAGATCACGCAGTCCATCCTTGCTGCCGAAGCCGATGTGGGCATCATCATGAAGGGCGCGTTCACGGCGGGATTGGATGTGTTTGACTATCGAACCGATCACCTGGCCGCACTGTTTCGAAGCGACCATCCTTTGGCTCACAAAGACAACTTCAGTTTCAGTGACGTGCTTGACTACGACCTCATCGGACTAGAGGGCAGCGCCAATTTGATGAAGCTCTTGACGATGGAGGCGACCAATCTAGGGAAGACGATGAAGTTGCGTGTTGAAGTGCGCAGCTTTGAGGCTGTTTTGAAAATGGTTCAGTCTGGGCTAGGCGTTGGCTTGCTGCCCAAAGATGTGGGTTTGTCCAAGGCTGCGAGTGGTGATGTGGTTTGCCGCCCCTTGCCCGAACCTTGGGCCGTGCGACAAATGCTGATTTGTACGCGTCAGGGGCAATCTAAAAATCTTGCCCTGACGAATTTCTTGTCAACTTTATTGGGCAGTATTCCCAAAGCAGCTTGAGGTGTTTCTCTCCTGTCCCCTGGTTGACAAAAATAGCCTCTTTCAGAGGGCGTGTGCGGGTTTTTAGGGGGACGAATAGCGGGCTGATGCGGCGATCATCTGTACCAATTCAGAAAGAGGAGATGAGATGACAAAAATCAAAACACTGCTGACCGCTTGTGCTTTGGCATGTGGCTTGGCCCACGCCCAAACTTACCCAGACAAGTCCATCACCATGGTCGTGCCTTTCGCCGCAGGTGGCCCCACCGATGTGGTGGCTCGCATGATGGCCATTCCAATGGGCAAATCTTTGGGCCAACCGGTGGTGGTGGAAAACGTCAACGGTGCCGGCGGCACGATTGGTGCCACCAAGGTCGCTCGTGCAACGCCCAACGGCTACACCATCTTCTTGCACCACATGGGCATGTCGACAGCGCCTGCGCTTTACAACAAGCTCAACTTCGACCCCCTGACTGATTTCGAATATATCGGGCAAGTGCTGGATGTGCCGATGACACTGTTGGCTCGTAAAGATATTCCTGCCAACAACTTGCAAGAGTTGATTGCCTACATCAAAGCCAATGAAAGCAAAGTGTCCTTGGCCGATGCAGGTTTGGGTGCTGTGTCTAACTTGTGCGGTTTGATGTTCAAAAGCGCGATTGGCGTGAATATCAACACCATCCCCTACAAAGGCACAGGCCCTGCCATGAACGATTTGTTGGGTGGCCAAGTAGACATCTTGTGTGACCAAACGACGCAAACTGTGCCGATGATCAAAGACGGCCGTGTCAAAGTGTTTGGCGTGACCACGCTCAAGCGCTTGGCTGCATTGCCCAATGTGCCAACCTTGGATGAGCAAGGCTTGAAAGGCTTTGAGGTGAAGGTGTGGCACGGCATGTATGCGCCCAAAGGCACGCCAGCGCCTGTGTTGAAAAAACTCAACACAGCGATGCGCTTTGCCATGGCTGATCCCACCATCAAGCAGCGATTGGCTGATTTGAGTTCAGACATCCCGTCCGCAGACAAGATGACCGCCGATGGTTTGAAAGATCACCTCAAGTTGGAAATCAACAAGTGGGGCCCCATCATCCGAAAAGCGGGTGTCTCAGCGGATTGATTCGCCAAGACTTGATTTCAAGGTCACCGTCAGGTGGCCTTTTGTGTTTTAGGCTTGAAGCTGCAAAACTCAGACACACCACACTGCCAGCACAGCGGCTTGCGCGCTTGGCACACATAGCGCCCATGCAAGATGAGCCAGTGGTGTGCATCGACCAAGTACTGTGGCGGGATGCGCTTCATCAGTTGCATTTCCACCGCCAGCGTCGTTTTGCCAGGCGCTAAGCCCGTGCGGTTGCCTACGCGAAAAATGTGCGTGTCCACCGCCATGGTGGGTTCGCCAAATGCCACGTTCAGCACCACGTTGGCCGTTTTTCGACCCACGCCAGGCAGGGCTTCGAGCGCTTCGCGTGTGCGCGGTACGAAGCCTTGGTGTTGTTCTACCAAGATGCGGCAGGTCTGCATCAGATGTTTGGCTTTGCTGTGGTACAGGCCAATCGTCTTGATGTAGTGCTCTAGGCCATCGAGGCCCAAATCCAAAATTTGCTGCGGTGTGTTGGCCACCGCAAACAGCTTGCGCGTGGCCTTGTTCACCCCCACGTCGGTGGCTTGTGCGCTGAGCAACACAGCGCTGAGTAACTCGAACACGCTGGTATATTCCAACTCGGTATTGGGCTGCGGATTGGCTGCTTTCAGCGTCGCAAAAAAAGGCTCAATGTGCTGTGTTTTCATACGACCATTATTCCCCACCATGCAATACGCCGACCGCCTCAACAACGTTGAAACCTCCGCCATTCGTGAACTGTTCAAACTGCTGGGCAAGCCCGGCATCATCAGCTTTGCGGGCGGCTTTCCCGACAGCGCCATGTTTGATGTGGAGGGCATTCGCGAAGCCAGTAATTTGGCTTTGACCCAAGAGCCAGGTGCGGCCTTGCAATACGGCGCCACCGAAGGCTACCAACCCTTGCGCGAACAACTCGCGGCCTTCATGGCCAGCAAGGGCGTGAAGGGTTTGTCTGCCGATGGATTGATCGTCACCACCGGTAGCCAGCAAGCGCTGGACCTGATTGCCAAAACCTTGCTCAACCCCAACGACGTGGCCTTGGTCGAAGGCCCCACGTTTTTGGCCACCATCCAGTGCTTCCGTTTGTATGGCCCGCAAGTGGTGGGCGTGCCCATCGACGCGCACGGTGTGCAAGTGGACAAGCTCGAAGAAATGATCGTGCAACACAAGCCCAAGCTCGTGTACCTCATTCCCACCTTTGGCAACCCCAGCGGTGCCACGCTGAGCCTTGAGCGCCGCTTGCGTGTGTTGGAGCTGGCGGTGAAATACAAAACCGTGGTGGTGGAAGACGACCCCTACGGTGACCTGTACTTTGGCGAAGCGCCACCCCCTTCCTTGCTCGCTCTGAGCGACCAAGTGCCGGGCAGCCGCGAGTGGCTGATTCATTGCGGTTCGCTCAGCAAAGTGCTGTCGCCCGGCCTGCGCGTGGGCTGGATGATTGCGCCACCCGAGCTCTTGGCGCGCGCCACCATGTGCAAGCAGTTCAGCGATGCCCACACCTCCACCTTCGCGCAAGCCACTGCCGCGCACTACCTCAAAGCGGGCCGCATGCCTGCCACCTTGGCGCATGTGCGCAGCGTCTACGCCGAGCGCGCCCAAGCCATGGGCGACGCCTTGAAGCGTGAACTGGGCGATGCCTTGACCTTCACGCAACCAAAAGGCGGCTTGTTTTTCTGGGCCAACCTCACCGGTGTAGGCGGCAAGCTAAATGA from Limnohabitans curvus carries:
- a CDS encoding zinc-dependent alcohol dehydrogenase family protein, coding for MKIRAAVLNSVGASSPFVESKPLSIEELDLRDPGPGEVLIKLKAAGLCHSDLSVITGVRPRPTPMALGHEASGEVVGLGAGVLDLKVGDLVALVFVPSCGHCMMCMEGRPALCEPGAKANTEGTLLSGARRLYGFGGKPIHHHVGVSAFADHAVVSRRSCVKIEADIDPVEAALFGCAVLTGMGAVVNTAGVKAGNSTAVVGLGGVGFCAVLGALASGARHVIAVDLHESKLNQALSLGATAAFNAKDPDLLKKIQELTKGGVDFAFEFAGSVHAMESAYRMTRRGGTTVTASLPPPGDTWGLQHVNLVAEERTVKGSYVGSCIPERDIPRYVDLYLAGKLPIDKLMGERLTLEQINYGFDRLSTGEAMRDLIVF
- a CDS encoding LysR family transcriptional regulator, with translation MLPDNDSLALFVKAAECGSLTKAAEVSHMSLGAASRRIALLEHKFKTILFERTSKGIHLTPAGAALVHYAKDLLVDLNKMQSEMSAFEAGNKGVLRVLASTSSMAQCLPEDLALFSKAHPDYKLIVHEAWSNEITQSILAAEADVGIIMKGAFTAGLDVFDYRTDHLAALFRSDHPLAHKDNFSFSDVLDYDLIGLEGSANLMKLLTMEATNLGKTMKLRVEVRSFEAVLKMVQSGLGVGLLPKDVGLSKAASGDVVCRPLPEPWAVRQMLICTRQGQSKNLALTNFLSTLLGSIPKAA
- a CDS encoding tripartite tricarboxylate transporter substrate binding protein BugD codes for the protein MTKIKTLLTACALACGLAHAQTYPDKSITMVVPFAAGGPTDVVARMMAIPMGKSLGQPVVVENVNGAGGTIGATKVARATPNGYTIFLHHMGMSTAPALYNKLNFDPLTDFEYIGQVLDVPMTLLARKDIPANNLQELIAYIKANESKVSLADAGLGAVSNLCGLMFKSAIGVNINTIPYKGTGPAMNDLLGGQVDILCDQTTQTVPMIKDGRVKVFGVTTLKRLAALPNVPTLDEQGLKGFEVKVWHGMYAPKGTPAPVLKKLNTAMRFAMADPTIKQRLADLSSDIPSADKMTADGLKDHLKLEINKWGPIIRKAGVSAD
- the nth gene encoding endonuclease III, giving the protein MKTQHIEPFFATLKAANPQPNTELEYTSVFELLSAVLLSAQATDVGVNKATRKLFAVANTPQQILDLGLDGLEHYIKTIGLYHSKAKHLMQTCRILVEQHQGFVPRTREALEALPGVGRKTANVVLNVAFGEPTMAVDTHIFRVGNRTGLAPGKTTLAVEMQLMKRIPPQYLVDAHHWLILHGRYVCQARKPLCWQCGVSEFCSFKPKTQKAT
- a CDS encoding PLP-dependent aminotransferase family protein, whose translation is MQYADRLNNVETSAIRELFKLLGKPGIISFAGGFPDSAMFDVEGIREASNLALTQEPGAALQYGATEGYQPLREQLAAFMASKGVKGLSADGLIVTTGSQQALDLIAKTLLNPNDVALVEGPTFLATIQCFRLYGPQVVGVPIDAHGVQVDKLEEMIVQHKPKLVYLIPTFGNPSGATLSLERRLRVLELAVKYKTVVVEDDPYGDLYFGEAPPPSLLALSDQVPGSREWLIHCGSLSKVLSPGLRVGWMIAPPELLARATMCKQFSDAHTSTFAQATAAHYLKAGRMPATLAHVRSVYAERAQAMGDALKRELGDALTFTQPKGGLFFWANLTGVGGKLNDGAELAKRAIEKGVAFVPGAPFFANNPDTTAIRLSFATADVEKIKEGIARLGQAL